One window from the genome of Flavobacterium agricola encodes:
- a CDS encoding TonB-dependent receptor plug domain-containing protein has protein sequence MKINYIILSTFVSFSAWAQQNPIVSDSITNQELKEVVISTTNKFNSAISKPLGSVDEYLQQANTVTMVRRGGYASEPFINGMATDRSVITIDGMRIYAACTDKMDPVTSYVETSNLQKATFASGQAASSTGATVAGGINLVRAKGTFGPKALNGSAFAGFETNNKQRIFGGSLHYSAPKFYIDVDATYRKAANYKAGENEEVLYSQFQKVNTATTFGYKLTDHKQLEASFIYDHASNVGYPALPMDVLYAKAYIGSLAYKQHHISDVFQHWETKIYYNNVTHVMDDSKRPDVPIRMDMPGWSRTTGGYSTLTGSG, from the coding sequence ATGAAAATAAATTATATAATACTTAGCACTTTTGTTTCGTTTTCGGCTTGGGCACAACAAAATCCGATTGTTTCCGATTCAATCACCAATCAGGAATTAAAGGAAGTGGTTATTTCAACCACCAATAAATTTAATAGTGCCATAAGTAAACCTTTAGGTTCTGTAGATGAATATTTACAGCAAGCTAATACCGTAACCATGGTGCGCCGTGGCGGATATGCATCTGAGCCATTTATAAACGGGATGGCAACAGACAGATCGGTAATTACTATTGACGGCATGCGTATTTATGCAGCCTGTACTGATAAAATGGATCCGGTAACCTCGTATGTAGAAACTTCTAATTTACAAAAAGCAACATTTGCTTCAGGGCAAGCAGCATCTTCAACGGGTGCAACCGTTGCTGGCGGAATTAATTTGGTTCGAGCAAAAGGAACTTTTGGTCCTAAAGCTTTAAACGGCTCTGCTTTTGCTGGTTTTGAAACCAACAACAAGCAACGCATTTTTGGAGGTAGTTTGCATTATAGTGCCCCTAAATTTTATATTGATGTAGATGCAACTTACAGAAAAGCGGCTAATTATAAAGCAGGAGAAAATGAAGAAGTTTTATATTCTCAATTTCAAAAAGTAAATACAGCAACAACTTTTGGGTATAAACTAACCGATCACAAACAGTTAGAAGCTTCGTTTATTTATGACCATGCATCAAACGTGGGTTATCCTGCGTTACCAATGGATGTATTGTACGCAAAAGCTTATATCGGCTCATTAGCATATAAACAGCATCATATTAGTGATGTTTTTCAGCATTGGGAAACTAAAATTTATTACAACAATGTTACCCATGTTATGGACGATTCTAAACGTCCGGATGTGCCTATTAGAATGGATATGCCGGGATGGAGCCGAACAACCGGAGGTTATTCAACCTTAACCGGTAGCGGGTAA
- a CDS encoding TonB-dependent receptor domain-containing protein, with protein sequence MTMFSNIPSQKDMFMLTWPGVTTNYVDVNVEDKYYLSDNWSVKALAGLGFHNNQLKNELGFESLQIFYPDLTKNKNRLLKRFSGTVQYQPENWMASVTLGYGERAPSISEGYGFYLFNSFDRFDYIGNPNLKNEKSTSIAVNVGYTAGKWAAKLTASAFYLNDYIIGKPDPNLSTMTINAAGVKIYDQLTYATIYNLALDFNYNFFRYLAFKNKFVYARGTGQGNINLPTMQPFTYQSAFVFSNNGYGAMVEVKGATKQTKINTDFGEMPLPSYAILNASVSKDFYFANKQLVVKVGAENILDKKYTTFSDWNRIPQMGRNVFINTIINF encoded by the coding sequence ATGACAATGTTTTCAAACATTCCTTCTCAAAAAGATATGTTTATGTTAACATGGCCGGGCGTAACAACCAATTATGTGGATGTGAATGTAGAAGATAAATATTACTTATCAGACAATTGGTCGGTTAAAGCTTTAGCTGGTTTAGGTTTTCATAACAATCAATTAAAAAACGAATTGGGTTTTGAAAGTTTGCAAATTTTTTATCCGGACCTTACAAAAAATAAAAACCGATTGCTAAAACGTTTTTCAGGTACGGTTCAGTATCAACCCGAAAATTGGATGGCTAGCGTAACTTTAGGTTATGGCGAAAGGGCCCCAAGTATTTCAGAAGGTTACGGGTTTTATTTATTTAATAGCTTTGATCGTTTTGATTATATCGGAAATCCGAACTTAAAAAACGAAAAATCAACCTCAATTGCTGTAAATGTTGGTTACACTGCTGGCAAATGGGCTGCAAAGCTAACTGCTTCAGCTTTTTATTTAAACGATTACATTATCGGAAAACCAGATCCCAACCTGAGTACCATGACAATAAATGCTGCTGGAGTAAAAATATACGATCAGTTAACTTATGCAACAATTTATAACTTGGCTTTAGATTTTAATTATAATTTTTTCCGATATTTAGCTTTTAAAAATAAATTTGTTTACGCACGAGGTACGGGGCAAGGCAATATTAATTTACCAACCATGCAACCGTTTACTTATCAATCGGCCTTTGTGTTTTCAAACAACGGTTATGGTGCTATGGTTGAGGTAAAAGGTGCAACTAAACAAACTAAAATAAATACTGATTTTGGAGAAATGCCTTTACCAAGTTATGCTATTTTAAACGCAAGCGTAAGTAAAGATTTTTACTTTGCTAATAAGCAATTGGTAGTAAAGGTTGGTGCAGAAAATATACTAGATAAAAAATACACCACGTTCTCCGATTGGAATCGCATACCGCAAATGGGGCGAAATGTATTTATTAACACAATTATAAATTTTTAG